A stretch of DNA from Maridesulfovibrio sp.:
TGTGAAAGCTTCTGATGGCCTGTTTGGTCAATCCCAGACCAGCACTGGCCTTGCCGTGCAGGTAATGGATGCGGGAAGTGCGCTTGTCCATGGGGATAACTTTGAGGATATCCAGAGCCTGGGCATATTTTTTCTGCTCCAGATAGATGCGCGCCAGATGCGTACTGACGATCAGGTCGTCGGGTTTCTTGTGCAGGTATTCCTTGAGCACCGCTTCGGCGTCACGGCTGCGGTTGTCGACTATGTAGGTGTTTGCAAGATTTATGGTCAGATCTCTGTTCAGGGGGTACTTTTCCAGCCCTTCCTTGAGAGTTGCGCGGGCTTCGTCCAACCGTTGCGCAGTCCAGTAGATGGCGAATTTATCAATGTAGAGCTGAATTGTCGGCTCCACCGCGATGATCCTGTTCAGAACCTCCAGCGCCTGTTTCTGTATGATCGCAGCTTCGTTCAGGGCTTGCGGAGAGTTCAGACCGCTGCTGATCAATTGTCCCAGTCTGGATCGGTAATCCATGTAGACAAGGTAATCGTAAGTAAGCTGCGCCTCTGAGCTCAGGGGAAGTTTTACGGCCGGCTGCTGTATGGTTTTGGAAGCACATCCCTGAAGAAACAGCATACCGAGCAGGATCAGGGTGCATGCTGTTGTTACGATTATTTTGCAGATGCCGTTGCTGTGGGTCATATAATGTTTTCCGGAGTCTCGGCTGATTTATATCTGGGATCTTTGACCAGCTCGGTCAGTTTTTCGTATATGGCCGATCCTATGCTGATACCTTGAGCTATCATCTCGGGACCGTACTGTTTTCCGGTTTCTGTCCTGAATGTCGATTCGATCGACTTGATTATCTCCAGTCCCTTGGGGAATTTTGCGGTGATTTCCTCAATGGTCCAGTCTTCATAATCACATATTTCCCAGAGTGTTGTGGAAAAGTTATCCGGTCCCCAGCGGAATTTGTCCGCATCATAAAGCGCTCCGCTGAGCAACTTGAGTTCCGGGTCGTTTTCAATTGGTTTTTCCGGCTTGAAAGCTTCATGCCGGGCAATTGATTCTGCTATGAGGTCCTTGCTGCGCTCGGAAAGGGGATAGTTCTTGAGAATTACTCTGGAGGTTTCGGCCCCGCGCTGCGCATGTTCCGTGTCCAGTCGACAGCTGTCGTGCAGCAGGCCGCAGAACTGGGCCAGGAGCACAAGTTCTCGCACCCTGTCCGAATCCATGTCCTCGCCTTCCTTGAGGATGATGGCCCCGGCCTCTATGGCCACTTTCTTGGAATGATAAACTCCGTGGGCATATTCATCATAAAGGAATGGCAGAACGTCCTCTTGAAGTCTGATCACCAGAGGGTGGTCGAAAAACATGTCCCGCGCGAATTCGATCTGGGTTTCCAGATCGCGATAGAAAACCGGCACAGGAAGAGCCGAGGCCATGGCCTTGGCTTCCTTTTTTAGTTCAGTAAGCAGTATGTTCATTTTCTGGTATCCAGTCAGGAGAAAAGTCTTGTATTTTATCGGCCAGATGTTCCTTAAGCTTATCAAGAAGCCTTGCTTCGATCTGGCGTACCCGTTCCCTGGTTACTCCGAACTCTTCACCGATTTCCCGCAGGGTTCTCGGAGAATCGGAAAGAAGACGGTCATTCAGAATCACCTGTTCCTTGTCGTTCAGGTCCGGAACAATCGTTCTGAGCTGTTCAAGCAGTAATGTGGAAATCTCTTTGTTGGCAAGAGTTTCTTCAACACCAAGTCCGAGATCGGGCAGGAAATCCATGCGGGTGGCTTCCGAATCCTCACCGAATTTCAGGTTCAGCGAGAGGTCGTTCTTGGCCAGCCGCTGGTCCATTTCCGTAATTTCCTCTTCGCTCACGTTGAGATTCTCGGAAAGCTGCGAAGTCGTGGGGTCGAAGCCAAGGGTCTGTAACCTTTGGCGTTCCTTGTTGAGGTTGTAGAACAGCTTGCGCTGGGTCTGGGTTGTCCCGATTTTGACCATGCGCCAGTTGTCCATGATGTATTTCAGGATATATGCCTTGATCCAGAAAGCTGCGTAATAGGAAAATTTGATCCCCTTGTCGGGGTCGAATTTATTGACCGCCTTCATGAGGCCGACATTCCCTTCCTGAATAAGGTCCAGAACGTTCTGCATCCAGCGGCGCTGAAAGTCCATGGCGATTTTCACCACCAGTCTTAGGTGCGATGAAATCAGGCGGAAGGCGGCTTCCTGGTCGCCGTTCTCCTGCACCCGTTTGGCCAGCCGGAATTCTTCATCCGGGTCCAGCAGCGGAAACCTGCTGATTTCCTGCAGGTACAGATGCAGAGGGTCCCTAGTAGCTATTTCCCCGCGTGCTTTCGGCGTGGGGAGAAAGTCATCCTTCGGAACTTCCGTTTCCTCGTTTTCAACGATTTCCAATTCTATGGGGTCGTCATTTGATGTCATTGGCCGGATTGGTTTTCCTGTTCGGCTGAGATTTCTTGAATATTGTATCGAAAACTTGAGATCATATCAGTAATTGATAAGGATATAGTTTTTGTTTGTCCTTTTCAATGTTTTTAAGTAGAAGCGTTTTCAACGCATATAGCCCTCCTTACTCCTGAACGATCCGCCTGCAAATATACGGCTGTGGCAGCCGGACTGCCGATAAAGGGAACCCTGTACAGGGAGCCCGGCGGAATCATTACTCATCCGGATTTTGGCGGAATGCTTGCCGGACTTCGGTTTATCGGGCTTGCCACAGGTCGGCACGGCTGACATTATTTCAAACACCAACATAGGATCAATCAGCCTTTTGGCTGGGATTTTTATTCATAACATTTCCGGAGCAGTTTATCATGCCAGATTTTCGCAAAGCCTTGAATGACGGACGCGTGTATTTTTTTGATGGCGGGTACGGAACCTTTCTGCAGAGCAGGGGGCTTCCGGCAGGCATGTCCCCCGAGTTGTTCGGTCTGCATAGTCCCGAAGTCATCAGATCCGTGCATCAGGATTATGTTGATGCCGGTGCGGATGTTCTGACAACCAACACCTTTGGCGGAAGCCGTCCTAAACTCGGAGCCGATGCCGATGTTGTCGGGTTGAACCGGGAGATGGCCCGCATAGCCCGCTCCGTTGCCGGAGACAGGATTTTTGTTGCCGGAAGTGTCGGTCCTACCGGACATTTCGTGCGTCCTCTGGGCGAGTTGACTTTCAGGGAAATGGTGGAAATCTACAAGGAACAGATTCGGGGTCTTGCCGAAGGCGGTGCCGACCTGATCCTCGGGGAAACCCATTTTGACCTGGCCGAAGCCAGAGCGGTCGTTATCGCGGCCCGCGAAGTATGCGATCTGCCCGTCGGTATTTCAATGACTTTCGAATCTCCTTCCGCCTGTCTGACCGGAACTTCTCCGCTGACATTCATTGACACCATGCAGAACATGGGTGTGGAACTGATGGGCACGAACTGCAGCGCCGGACCGGAACAGATTTTCGAGGCCCTGCAGAACATGAAGCCGCGCCTTTCTTCCCCTCTGCTGGTGGAAGCCAATGCCGGCCTGCCCGAGCTGGACGAAAACCGAAACACCGTGTTCCGTCTCAAACCGGAGCCTTTTGCCGAACAGTCGGCCCGTTTTCTGGATATCGGCGCCAAGTTCATCGGCGGATGCTGCGGGACCGGCCCCGACCATATCCGGGCCCTGCGTGCTGCTGTCGGTGAAGCCTCCTGGAAACGTCCGGTTCCCGAGGACGACTGCCAGATGGTCCTGACCTCCCGTTCCTCTTCCGTGCCCATCGGTTTTGAGCAGCGCGGAGTGATCATCGGCGAGCGCATCAACCCCACGGGCAAGAAGGTGCTTATTGCCGAGCTCCAGAAAGGACAGTTCACCGAGGCCATGAAG
This window harbors:
- a CDS encoding RNA polymerase factor sigma-32; its protein translation is MTSNDDPIELEIVENEETEVPKDDFLPTPKARGEIATRDPLHLYLQEISRFPLLDPDEEFRLAKRVQENGDQEAAFRLISSHLRLVVKIAMDFQRRWMQNVLDLIQEGNVGLMKAVNKFDPDKGIKFSYYAAFWIKAYILKYIMDNWRMVKIGTTQTQRKLFYNLNKERQRLQTLGFDPTTSQLSENLNVSEEEITEMDQRLAKNDLSLNLKFGEDSEATRMDFLPDLGLGVEETLANKEISTLLLEQLRTIVPDLNDKEQVILNDRLLSDSPRTLREIGEEFGVTRERVRQIEARLLDKLKEHLADKIQDFSPDWIPENEHTAY